The bacterium genomic interval GTTTATCCCAATCAACTATTTGTGAGGCAGGTATAGCAACTGCAAGCTTTCCTTCCTTTTGAATCACACTTGCAATTTTTTCCACAGCTTGGTCAAGTAACCAATTTATACTTTTATAATGATGTTTATAAAGTAAACTTGGAGCATCTTTTATCGTTGCGAGAACTCCATTAGATAATCTATATCCTATAGAAATAGCATACAAAAGAGATGGCAAATTTTCTTTTATCTCCTGATGGAATAAATCTTTCAGTTCTTCAATTTTACAGGTGCCAAAAAGTGTAATTCCTTCTTTTTCAGCAATTTCTTTTAGAAATAGGTTGTAATTTTTCAACCTACCCGTCCTCAATTAGTTCATTTGACTAATTCCACGTTTACTAATTCTTTCACGTGATTTACCATACCTTCAATTTCAGGAGTAAGCTTATGAATCACCGAATGCCTTATTCGTCTTAATCCAAGGGCCTTAACTGTTCCCTTTTTCCGTTTAGTACTTCCTATTACACTCTTTACCTGAGTAATTTTTATATTTATTGTTTTTTCCATATTCCCCTTAAAGTGGCCACCTCTTCAGAAGTTCTTAATTTTAAAAGAGCATCAATGGTAGCTTTCGCAAGATTAACTGAATTATGTGATCCGAACGCTTTTGTAAGAACATTTCTTATCCCGCCTAATTCAAGTATAGCTCG includes:
- the rpmD gene encoding 50S ribosomal protein L30; its protein translation is MEKTINIKITQVKSVIGSTKRKKGTVKALGLRRIRHSVIHKLTPEIEGMVNHVKELVNVELVK